A genomic segment from Wolbachia endosymbiont of Ctenocephalides felis wCfeF encodes:
- a CDS encoding NADH-quinone oxidoreductase chain 2: MKEKEEQFSFTSENLKKAKKFIEMYPKGKEGSAVMPLLYLVQEQCGWVPESAMRYVADMLHILHIRVYEVANFYTMYNLKPVGKYLIQVCRTTPCWLCSSEEVLNTFKKKLGINIGETTKDNLFTLKEVECLGACVNAPVVQINDDFYEDLTPEKVENIIAELASK, from the coding sequence ATGAAAGAAAAAGAAGAGCAGTTTAGTTTTACATCAGAAAACCTCAAGAAAGCAAAGAAGTTTATAGAGATGTATCCAAAAGGTAAAGAAGGTAGTGCTGTTATGCCTTTACTATATCTGGTTCAAGAACAATGTGGATGGGTTCCTGAGTCTGCCATGCGCTACGTTGCTGATATGCTACATATTCTACATATTCGCGTATACGAAGTGGCAAATTTTTACACCATGTATAATTTAAAACCAGTGGGTAAATATCTGATACAAGTTTGTAGGACAACCCCTTGCTGGTTATGCAGTAGCGAAGAAGTGTTAAATACCTTTAAAAAGAAGCTTGGGATCAATATAGGTGAGACTACCAAAGATAATCTGTTTACTTTAAAAGAAGTTGAATGTCTTGGTGCGTGCGTTAATGCTCCTGTTGTGCAGATCAATGACGATTTTTATGAAGATCTTACTCCTGAAAAAGTGGAAAATATCATAGCAGAACTTGCAAGCAAATAG
- a CDS encoding Queuine tRNA-ribosyltransferase — protein MKEEFSFRITKQSGSARVGAIKTPNGSIETPAFIFCATKAAIKAADIERISEAGTQIILSNTYHLMLQPGEDTVAKLGGLHKMMGWNGPMLTDSGGYQIFSLGHGSVSEEIKGIRKKQKTLIKINEDGAIFRSYINGKTYCLTPEKSIQIQQKLGADLILVLDECTPFHVSKEYTQRSMLMSHRWAERSLNELEKSNDGKQALYGISQGGIYQDLRRESCDFINDLPFFGQAIGGSLGQSKEQMYDVVSFTMEHLKKDRPTHLLGIGGIVDIFRAVEFGIDTFDCVHPTRLARHGGALVKVKNRNSITSKCKEHVNLRNQQFELDNDPIESDCLCFTCRKHSRAYIHHLLKAKELLAYTLITIHNVFFMNKLMESIRQSILDDRLDQEKSNWVSGML, from the coding sequence ATGAAAGAAGAGTTCTCATTTAGGATAACCAAGCAATCAGGTTCTGCAAGAGTTGGCGCAATTAAAACTCCAAATGGAAGCATAGAAACACCAGCATTTATATTTTGTGCAACCAAAGCTGCAATTAAAGCTGCGGATATTGAGAGAATCAGTGAAGCAGGTACTCAAATAATACTTTCCAATACCTATCACCTCATGCTTCAACCGGGAGAGGACACCGTAGCAAAACTTGGTGGTCTGCACAAGATGATGGGGTGGAATGGACCGATGCTAACTGACTCTGGCGGGTACCAAATATTTAGCCTGGGGCACGGATCAGTTTCAGAAGAAATAAAGGGAATAAGAAAGAAACAAAAAACTCTGATCAAAATTAATGAGGATGGGGCAATTTTTCGTTCTTACATCAATGGTAAAACTTATTGTTTAACTCCTGAAAAATCTATACAAATTCAACAAAAATTAGGTGCGGATTTAATCCTAGTTTTAGATGAATGTACCCCGTTCCACGTCAGCAAAGAATACACACAAAGATCAATGCTCATGAGCCACAGGTGGGCTGAACGTTCTTTAAATGAACTTGAAAAAAGTAATGATGGCAAACAAGCACTGTATGGAATCAGCCAAGGTGGAATATATCAAGATCTGCGCAGAGAAAGCTGTGATTTTATCAACGATTTACCATTTTTCGGTCAAGCAATAGGCGGATCACTTGGTCAGAGTAAGGAGCAGATGTATGATGTAGTTTCTTTTACTATGGAGCACTTAAAAAAAGATAGGCCTACTCATTTGCTTGGTATTGGTGGGATTGTGGATATCTTTCGTGCAGTGGAATTTGGAATTGACACGTTTGATTGCGTGCATCCAACTCGCCTGGCAAGACATGGTGGCGCGCTTGTTAAAGTGAAAAATAGGAATTCTATTACTTCAAAGTGCAAGGAGCATGTTAACTTGCGAAATCAACAATTTGAGCTGGACAATGATCCAATTGAAAGTGACTGTTTGTGTTTTACCTGCAGAAAACATTCGAGAGCTTATATACACCATTTATTGAAAGCTAAAGAACTGCTAGCCTACACTCTCATCACCATTCACAACGTTTTCTTCATGAATAAGCTGATGGAATCAATAAGGCAGTCAATATTAGATGATAGGTTAGATCAAGAGAAGAGTAACTGGGTTAGTGGAATGCTGTAA
- a CDS encoding Putative 3-methyladenine DNA glycosylase: MMNNTILPRNFYERPTLVVAGELLGKVLKFSNFSGMITEVEAYIGMDDPACHAARGYTDRTSVMFGMPGFSYVYFIYGMYYCLNIVTEAEGFPAAVLIRGLKLTEPLEANLGGQEYCAKG, encoded by the coding sequence ATGATGAACAATACAATACTACCAAGAAATTTCTACGAGCGGCCGACTTTGGTTGTAGCTGGAGAGTTATTGGGAAAAGTCCTCAAATTTTCCAACTTTAGCGGAATGATAACTGAAGTTGAAGCCTATATTGGAATGGATGATCCGGCTTGCCATGCAGCACGAGGCTATACTGATCGAACCTCGGTAATGTTTGGTATGCCGGGGTTTTCGTACGTATACTTTATATATGGAATGTACTACTGTTTAAACATCGTAACAGAAGCAGAGGGGTTTCCAGCAGCAGTGTTAATAAGGGGATTGAAGCTCACTGAACCGCTTGAAGCAAATCTAGGTGGACAGGAATACTGTGCAAAAGGTTGA
- a CDS encoding Glutaredoxin 3 produces MKNIKGKVVIYVKQYCPFCKRAKELLDAKGVKYEEIDVLKSPDLFNDIKSKYNVRTVPQIFITDENGNYIHHIAGCDKLMDLEREGKLDDILSSNYDKTDVTTYPSSNHEYEECVASHDDFM; encoded by the coding sequence ATGAAAAATATTAAAGGAAAGGTTGTAATATATGTAAAGCAGTACTGTCCTTTCTGTAAGAGAGCAAAGGAGTTGCTGGATGCAAAAGGTGTGAAATATGAAGAAATTGATGTGCTTAAAAGCCCGGATTTGTTTAATGACATAAAGTCAAAATATAACGTTAGAACAGTTCCGCAAATTTTTATTACTGATGAAAATGGCAATTATATACATCATATTGCTGGATGTGACAAATTGATGGACCTTGAAAGAGAAGGGAAGTTAGATGATATATTAAGTAGCAATTATGATAAAACTGATGTAACAACTTACCCGAGCAGCAATCATGAATATGAAGAATGTGTAGCATCACATGACGATTTTATGTGA
- a CDS encoding Riboflavin biosynthesis protein RibF produces the protein MKIIYNCEQEIENNVALTFGNFDGVHLGHELAISTLKKVAQERGLPSAILTFEPHPSTVLFGRNNFRLINQEQKKELISSYGIDHLYIINFNEGFSQINCNDFISKILIGRYSAKHIVVGESCTFGHKRLGNTLTLRKYSEMYGYSLTELEPLIIDGEICSSSSIREYLQKGEIEIANKLLGRPYQVSGIVTKGACRGREIGFPTINIPIEDCMIKPKFGTYYAKAAFPDNNSNWLYGVVNIGMRPTFKDLKKPIVEMHIFDFDKDVYDYKVNIQLLKFIRSEKRFHSIDELAKQINYDILEAYQLRTNL, from the coding sequence ATGAAAATTATTTATAATTGTGAACAGGAGATAGAAAATAACGTAGCGTTAACCTTTGGAAATTTTGATGGTGTTCACTTAGGGCATGAACTTGCAATTTCTACTCTGAAGAAAGTAGCGCAAGAAAGAGGATTACCCTCTGCAATTTTAACTTTTGAGCCCCACCCATCAACAGTCCTATTTGGCAGAAACAACTTTAGATTGATAAACCAAGAACAAAAAAAGGAACTGATTAGCAGCTATGGCATAGATCACCTATATATTATCAATTTCAATGAAGGCTTTTCCCAAATTAACTGCAATGACTTCATTAGTAAGATCTTGATAGGTAGATATAGCGCTAAACACATAGTCGTTGGAGAAAGTTGTACTTTTGGTCACAAACGACTGGGTAATACATTGACCCTAAGGAAATATTCCGAAATGTATGGATATTCCTTAACTGAATTAGAACCATTGATAATCGATGGAGAAATTTGCTCTTCTTCTTCAATCAGAGAGTATTTACAGAAGGGCGAAATAGAGATTGCTAATAAATTGCTCGGCAGACCTTATCAAGTCTCTGGTATTGTAACAAAAGGTGCATGTAGAGGTAGAGAAATAGGATTTCCAACTATAAACATTCCGATAGAAGACTGCATGATAAAACCAAAGTTTGGTACATATTATGCTAAGGCGGCATTTCCTGACAATAATTCAAATTGGCTATACGGAGTAGTCAACATTGGTATGAGACCTACGTTTAAGGATTTGAAAAAGCCCATAGTAGAAATGCATATATTTGATTTTGATAAAGATGTGTACGACTATAAGGTTAATATACAACTTTTAAAATTTATCAGGTCAGAAAAAAGATTCCATAGTATTGACGAATTAGCAAAACAGATAAATTATGATATACTTGAGGCTTATCAGTTGAGGACAAATTTATGA
- a CDS encoding Lipoprotein signal peptidase — MKKLCLIVILVIALTDQMSKLYINSLIDEGESIEVASFIKLVEVWNSGISFGMFSTLPYSDLFFSTFSTLIISILAYLIYKSSDKLTCFGFSLMIGGAIGNVVDRIYWGAVYDFIYFHIGSWYWPAFNLADIYIACGMFVLLYKWYIYDRFISKQNEE, encoded by the coding sequence ATGAAAAAACTATGCTTAATTGTTATACTAGTTATAGCATTAACTGATCAGATGAGCAAATTGTACATAAACTCGTTAATTGATGAAGGAGAGTCAATCGAAGTTGCTAGCTTTATAAAGCTAGTTGAAGTATGGAATTCTGGGATTAGTTTTGGAATGTTTAGCACTTTACCATATAGCGATCTCTTTTTTTCAACATTTTCAACACTAATAATTAGCATACTCGCATACTTGATATACAAATCTAGCGATAAATTAACTTGTTTTGGTTTTTCTCTGATGATTGGTGGAGCAATCGGTAATGTAGTTGATAGGATCTACTGGGGAGCTGTATATGATTTCATATATTTTCATATTGGCAGTTGGTACTGGCCAGCTTTCAATCTAGCAGATATATATATAGCTTGCGGGATGTTTGTATTGCTGTATAAGTGGTACATATATGACAGATTCATTTCTAAACAAAATGAGGAATAA
- a CDS encoding putative zinc protease, whose translation MLHRFFIFFILPLLFFTCPISLKAANIEHSIEHAKLSNGLDIYVVPNHRIPAVLHAVIYKVGGMDDPIGKAGLAHYFEHLMFETTGKFKDIESTMSSIGAQFNAFTTREYTCYYELVLKKDLPLAMEVEADRMGNFNVTQDKIDREKNIVLEERKMRFDNNPNNLLWEEMNSAFYRTGYGRSVIGWESDIKTYNQDDIMRFHDNYYHPNNAILLVVGDVEFDEVVELAGEKYGEIKAKSTIRHYPNQDPAHNADLSVTLESTEVKESVLYFRYRVPLFKNMDETSAVNLAVEVLGGGKSSKLYKDLVLDKSVAVSVSTYYSSLAFSDSYIDIEVTPKSGMKLNVIERELDNAIDNFIFEGITNEELQSAKSKYKAAQFDKLSDLTSIAMFYIPHLALDIPLDEIDISYSKINDVNLENVNNKIRTIFSTNKLVGRLLPKGGNNEDK comes from the coding sequence ATGCTCCACAGATTTTTTATTTTCTTTATATTACCTTTATTGTTTTTTACTTGCCCAATCTCTTTGAAGGCTGCAAATATAGAACACAGTATAGAGCACGCCAAACTCAGTAATGGGCTAGATATCTATGTTGTACCTAATCATCGGATCCCAGCCGTTTTACATGCAGTAATATATAAAGTTGGGGGAATGGATGATCCAATCGGCAAAGCAGGATTGGCTCACTACTTTGAGCATTTAATGTTTGAAACTACAGGAAAATTTAAAGACATAGAATCGACTATGAGTAGCATTGGAGCGCAATTTAACGCATTTACCACTAGGGAATACACCTGTTACTACGAACTAGTCCTCAAAAAAGACTTACCACTGGCAATGGAAGTTGAAGCAGATAGAATGGGCAATTTTAATGTTACTCAAGACAAAATAGATAGAGAAAAAAACATCGTGCTAGAGGAAAGGAAGATGAGGTTTGATAATAATCCTAACAATTTGCTATGGGAAGAAATGAATAGTGCATTTTACCGTACTGGTTACGGCAGATCTGTTATCGGCTGGGAAAGCGATATTAAAACTTACAACCAGGACGACATAATGAGGTTTCATGATAACTATTACCACCCAAACAACGCAATCCTGCTGGTTGTTGGTGATGTGGAATTCGACGAAGTGGTGGAATTAGCAGGAGAAAAATATGGGGAAATTAAAGCTAAGTCTACAATTAGGCATTACCCAAATCAGGATCCAGCACATAATGCAGATCTATCGGTAACTTTAGAAAGCACTGAAGTAAAAGAATCAGTTTTATATTTTCGTTATCGTGTTCCTTTATTCAAGAACATGGATGAAACCTCCGCTGTTAACCTGGCAGTTGAAGTGTTAGGGGGTGGCAAATCTAGTAAACTATATAAAGATTTGGTTCTGGATAAAAGTGTGGCAGTATCAGTATCTACTTATTATAGCAGTTTAGCCTTCAGCGATAGCTACATTGATATTGAGGTAACTCCAAAAAGCGGAATGAAGTTGAACGTCATTGAAAGAGAGCTAGATAACGCTATTGATAACTTTATCTTTGAAGGAATAACGAATGAGGAGTTGCAAAGTGCAAAGTCTAAATACAAAGCAGCACAGTTTGATAAGCTGTCTGACTTAACTAGTATAGCAATGTTTTATATACCACATTTAGCACTTGATATTCCACTTGATGAGATAGATATTTCATATAGTAAAATCAATGATGTTAATTTAGAGAATGTAAATAACAAAATTCGTACTATCTTTTCTACTAACAAATTAGTTGGTCGTTTGCTACCAAAAGGAGGTAATAATGAAGATAAGTAA
- a CDS encoding putative zinc protease: MKISKLVFILFFCLGFNLQASGNLNIEEVTTRKGFKFLFVENCDLPKVSLNISFKDAGYAYENAEKQGLTWFTSLVIQEGAGKNDAKNFAKKLEDKGISLGFIADLEAFRVSLNTLSENLEDAVSLLSDAIMRPKIDPEGLNRVFEKAKVTFNNLEKNPYFVAGKELETLLFKKHPYSKSGYGTLDTVMSITRDDVLTYIKRNFAKDNMVISVVGCATKEEISTLLDKYLSKLPSKRSKVKKIPVKNDFGPAESKNIFMDIPQSVIIFAQKGMAYEDPHYYNASVLIDALGGMGLNSILMKELRQNLGITYGISASIIPKKHGSAIFGFMSTDSSTASKAISAVKDVLSKVKKEGIDEQLFKDTKTSLVNNLAFFLSNNTNTATLLDDIQINDRDVNRINNYTNIINDVKLEEVNKLASSLLDPENLFFVEVGRNAKS; the protein is encoded by the coding sequence ATGAAGATAAGTAAGCTTGTATTTATACTTTTTTTCTGTCTAGGCTTTAACTTACAAGCAAGTGGTAACCTAAATATAGAGGAGGTTACCACCCGTAAAGGATTTAAGTTTTTATTTGTTGAAAATTGCGATTTACCAAAAGTTTCACTGAATATATCGTTCAAAGATGCAGGCTACGCGTATGAAAACGCGGAAAAACAGGGGCTTACTTGGTTTACTTCTCTTGTAATTCAAGAGGGAGCAGGAAAAAATGATGCCAAAAATTTTGCGAAAAAGCTTGAAGATAAAGGGATTAGTTTAGGTTTTATTGCCGATTTAGAAGCATTTAGGGTTTCATTAAATACTCTGTCTGAGAATTTAGAGGATGCAGTTTCGTTGCTAAGTGACGCTATAATGCGTCCTAAAATTGACCCTGAAGGGTTGAATAGAGTTTTCGAAAAAGCAAAAGTTACTTTTAATAATCTTGAAAAAAATCCTTATTTTGTTGCTGGAAAAGAACTAGAAACGTTGTTATTTAAAAAACATCCTTACTCAAAAAGCGGATATGGAACTCTTGATACTGTAATGAGCATTACTAGAGACGATGTTTTAACATACATAAAGCGCAATTTTGCTAAAGACAACATGGTTATCAGTGTTGTTGGTTGCGCAACAAAGGAAGAAATTAGTACGCTACTGGATAAATATTTATCTAAATTGCCATCAAAAAGATCAAAAGTAAAAAAAATACCTGTAAAAAATGATTTTGGGCCTGCAGAAAGTAAGAACATTTTCATGGATATACCACAGAGTGTCATAATTTTTGCTCAGAAAGGTATGGCATATGAAGACCCCCATTATTATAACGCTAGTGTCTTAATTGATGCGCTTGGTGGTATGGGGCTAAATTCAATACTCATGAAAGAATTAAGACAAAATCTGGGCATTACTTATGGTATTAGTGCAAGCATTATTCCCAAAAAACACGGAAGTGCTATATTTGGATTTATGAGTACTGATAGTTCTACTGCTAGCAAAGCTATATCAGCGGTGAAAGACGTATTGAGTAAGGTAAAAAAAGAGGGAATTGACGAACAATTGTTTAAGGATACAAAAACCAGTTTAGTAAATAACCTTGCCTTTTTTCTATCCAATAATACAAATACAGCAACACTGCTGGATGATATACAGATAAACGATCGTGATGTTAATCGTATAAATAATTATACGAATATTATTAATGACGTTAAATTAGAGGAAGTAAACAAATTGGCAAGTTCTTTGCTAGATCCTGAAAATTTATTTTTTGTTGAAGTTGGAAGGAACGCTAAAAGTTAA
- a CDS encoding Phosphoribosylglycinamide formyltransferase: protein MKKIKLGILISGRGSNMQSLIKACQDRSFPAEVVCVITNNGEAAGLKIAKQAGISAFVVESKPLDANKIHEILVQHKVDLVCLAGFMRILKADFLSKWHDKVINIHPSLLPSFKGLNAQEQALKAGVKITGCTVHYVTPEVDAGAIIAQAAVPVLPNDNIQSLSERILAEEHKCYVEAVRLIAEGLTFSVPSNFNKK, encoded by the coding sequence ATGAAAAAAATAAAGCTCGGAATACTCATTTCAGGTAGGGGGTCAAACATGCAGTCATTGATAAAAGCATGTCAAGATCGCAGTTTTCCTGCAGAAGTTGTGTGCGTTATCACAAATAATGGCGAGGCTGCTGGCCTGAAAATAGCAAAGCAAGCAGGAATCTCAGCATTTGTTGTTGAAAGTAAACCTCTTGATGCTAATAAAATTCACGAAATACTCGTTCAACATAAGGTTGATTTGGTTTGCCTTGCAGGGTTTATGAGAATTCTAAAAGCTGACTTTCTGAGTAAATGGCACGACAAGGTTATAAATATTCATCCCTCTTTACTTCCATCTTTTAAGGGTCTCAATGCTCAAGAGCAAGCTCTGAAAGCAGGTGTAAAAATCACAGGTTGTACCGTACATTACGTCACTCCTGAAGTTGATGCTGGAGCAATAATCGCTCAAGCTGCTGTGCCAGTGTTACCAAACGATAACATTCAAAGCCTCTCAGAACGTATTCTAGCTGAAGAACATAAGTGCTACGTGGAGGCAGTGAGGTTAATAGCAGAAGGATTAACTTTTAGCGTTCCTTCCAACTTCAACAAAAAATAA